The nucleotide window GCTGAGTACAGCCTCCTGGAACAGGGCTGTTTTTTCGAGCACTCTGCCGCTGGCGTCCACGAAGGCGCTGATGCCGGTATTGGCGCAGCGCACCATGGGCACCCTGTTTTCCACAGTTCTCAGAACAGCCATGGAAAGATGCTGGTAGGGAGCACTGCTGGGGCCGAACCAGGCATCGTTGGTGATGTTCACCAGGATATTTGCCCCTTTCCTGACAAGATCTCGACTGAGTTCCGGGAAAATGGCCTCGTAACATATTAAAACTCCCAGCCTGGCAGGGGGCAGGGAAAGCACTACCGGGTGGTTTCCAGAGACAAAATCGCCAGCAGCTTGTACGAGTCGCCTGGCAAAGAATAACAACCTTTTCAGAGGGACGTACTCCCCGAAGGGTACTAGATGTATCTTGTCATAGAAGCCCAGCACAGAGCCGGAACCATTGAGCAGATAGGCCCGGTTATAGAGTTGCAGTCTTTTTTCTTTGTACTGATATGCAGGGCTGCCAAAGAGCAGGGGTTTGCCGAGCTGACGAACCATTGCCGTGAGGATTTCACTGTTCTTCCTGTCAGAGCGGAAGTAAAAGGGTGTGGCAGTCTCCGGCCAGACCAGGAGATCTGGTTTCTGGGGGATAATTTGCTTGCTCAAGAGAAAATAGCGCTCCAGGGTCTCCTGTTGAAAGGCTGGGTCCCACTTGTGTTCCTGGGGGATGTTTCCCTGGATGAGGGCGACTCTGACAGATGGATTGCTGGAGCCAGCCAAAGTGCTCAGGCGCCAGGTCCCATAAAAGTACATGCTGCTGACAACGACCATGACGGTGAGCGTGAGTCCCCATCGCGACAGGGTTGTTTCTCTTCGAGAGGACGGATATAGCAGCCGACAGAGAGCGGCATTGCCGAGAACCACTGCAAAAGACAAACCGTAAACTCCGGTGAGATCAGCCACCTGAATGACAGGGAGCCAGGCGAACTGACTGTAGCCCAGGTTCTCCCAGGGAAAGCCAGTGAAAAGGTTGCTCTTGGCCAGCTCCAGCGAGACCCACAAAGGAGCTGCCAGCAGGAGCCACGGCAGCCTGCGCAGACGAAGCCAACTGAGGCCGGCGGTGAACAGCGCTGGCAGCAGGGCCAGATAAGACACCAGCAACAAGCAGACACCTATACTCACCGGCAGAGAGAGGCTGCCATACCTGTTGACTACATAAACGATCCAATAGAGGGTGCCCAGTCCCTGGCCCAGACCTGCAAGCCAGCCCAGTTTGAATGACGGCCTGGGGGCGTAAGCAGCGGCGATCCAGAGGAGCGGCAGCAGAGCCAGCCAAGCCAGCCAGCCGCTGCCATAGCGCGGAAATGAAAGGGTGAGAAGCAGAGAGCCAGCGAGAGCCAGCAAAAGACCCTTTAGTTGTACACAAAAAAACTGCCGCATGGTGCCGCAGTTCCTCCATTTTTCTGAGCTGAGTCGCACTTTCAGGGCTGGGGGGGGGATTCCTCAGAACTTTCTTCTGGTTGTTGCAGCCTTATTCGGACTTTGTCTATTTTTCTCGCATCTGCTGATTCTATCACCATTTCGAGGTTGCCATAGGTGACGGTTTCCTGGATTTGCGGAACCCTACCCAGGATGCTGATAATGAGGCCGCCCACGGATTCAAAGTCGCCCTCGGGCGCTTCGATCTGCAGGTGTTTTGCCAGATCGTCCACATCCAGACGGGCATCCACCAGCAGGTCGCCTTCTGGGGTAGATACCAACAGGGTTTCTTCAGCATCATATTCGTCATGAATCTCGCCGATTATTTCTTCGATGATGTCCTCGATGGTTACCAGTCCCGCAAAGCCGCCATACTCGTCAATGACAATGGCCATGTGAGATTTCTTGCTGCGCAGTTCTTTGAGCAACTGGCTCACTTTCTTGGTTTCCGGGATAAAATAAGGGGTACGCAGTGTGCTCTGCAGATCTATTTCATTTTTTCCCCAGGAGGATAGCAGATCCTTGGCGTGAAGAATGCCCACGATGTTGTCAATATTGTCTGCGTATACTGGTATCCGCGAGTGGCCTTCCTGAATTATCAGTTCCAGCAGCCCGTCAACCGGAGTCTCCACACTGGCCGTCACACAGTCTGTCCTGGGAATCATGATCTCTCGAACTACGGTGTCGTGGAAAGAGAAGATGCTCTGGATCATCTCTCCTTCCTCTTCGCTGATCATGCCCTGGCGCTCGCCGACGTCAATGAGTTGCTGAATTTCTCTTTCGATATCCTGGGGAGTGGTTCCCTTGCGGAATCCGAACTTCAGGCAGGTGAGGAGCTTATGCCAGAAACTAGTTCCAGATCCTTCTTCCAATGCGGTTTGGATCTCCTCGCAAAAAGGATGTCAGTTATGCAGAAAACGGATAAATTTTTTCTTAAACCCAGTTCACAAATATGAATGATTGTATATTAGCAAGTCTGCTGCAGCCTTGTCAAACATATTCTATGCTGGACTATTTTCGCTAATTTCACCGTGGAAGCGGTAGGCAAGAATTTTGTAAACGAGTTTAGCAGCTGTAAAATTTGCGGGGCTGTGAGCTGCCTGTGGGCAAAGTTCCATGACGTCCGCACCAATGACTGTCCTATTTTCGCATACCAAGCGCAGCAGTTTGAGCACCTCATACCAGTGAAGTCCGCCAGGTTCAGGGGTTCCCACGGCAGGCATTTCTGCGGGATCGAATACATCCAGATCAATGGTTATATATACTTCCTGTCCGAGGCAATCAACCACCTGTTGTTGCCAGCGTGAGTTGTCTCGCAGGTCAGCAGCATAGAAAACGGTAAGCCCCTGTTGCCGAATCCAGTGGTCTTCTTCCAGTGAAAGCGATCGGATGCCTACAGAGACAACAGTGCCATGTCTGCCAGCCAGTCTCATGACGCAGGCATTGGAATAGTCGCTTCCCTGGTACGTCCTTCTGAGATCAGCGTGGGCATCGAGATGAAGAATGGTAAGATCAGCACTCTCTTCGGCGACGGCTCTGATCATACCGAGTGACAGCAGGTGTTCACCGCCCAGCATCAGAGGAAACAAGCCGGTGTCGAGCGCCCACCTCCCCACCGTCTCCACTCTGGCAACCATGGACCCGGGGCCGCGGGCATCCACCTCGATCTCTTCGAGGGTGGCAATACCAACCTTGAAAACCTCATGGCGGGTCTCTTCATCAAAGAATTCGAGTTGTTGAGATGCCTCGAGAATAGCAGCCGGGCCTTGTCTGGTTCCAGTGATATAGGTGGTGGTTGCATCGTAAGGTACAGGGATGATTAGCGCTCGGGCTGAAGCAATATCCGATACAGCTGCCTCCAGACCTCCAAAAGCGGCGGAGCCAGAGGCCGGGACTATCCAGTCAGCAGGCGACGATGGTTGCTGGTCATCCATATGACGAACACCTCATATTTGCCGGCGATGCCGCTCCTCCTGCACCAGATAGGTGGAAGTTCTCGTGTCTCGGGGAAATTCCAGTCCGCGATCCAGAAGTTTGATTTCACTTTTCTTGATGGCAAAAGCCTTTTCTATCTGGGAGATGGCCTGGTCAGCGTCGAAATCCTTGCAGGAAAATATATCGACACTCAGATAACTCTTTTCAGGAAAGGTATGTATACTGATATGACTTTCGGCAATCAAGACAAAACCCGAAATTCCCCAGTCCTCTGGTTTGCGGCCACCATCATAGCGAAAAACATAAGGCGGCATAATTTTGGTCATATTCATCTGAGAAGGGTATTCGCTCAGGAAGTTGTAAATGAGGGAAAGATCTTCCAATCTATTACGATCACAACCATAACCGTCCACCATCAGGTGCATGCCGAAACCGTATTCAACCCTTTTCAATTCGACCACCTCCTCATGTGTCCACCAGTAAGCTATTATAGAATTGATTGTTATTGTGGCACACAGCTGTCCTTGTCTGGCTGATATTCAATAAAATACGGGTGGCGAAACGATCCAGAGAATCTTGGCAGCGTTCTTGCCCGTATTTTGCAGTCGGTGATCACTGTTGGAAGAAAAGTAGAAGCAGTCTCCCTTCTTAATTCTATAGGGCACCTTGTCGACCCACACGGTAACTCTTCCCTGCAAAAGGAAGCCGAATTCCTCTCCTTCGTGAGGAGTGTGAGTTTCGGTAGATACTCCCGGCGCCAGTTCGAGGAGCACCGGGTCCATCAGCCTGCTCTGAGCACTGGGCACCAGGACCTCGATCTTCATTTTCTCGGTAGATGCAGAGCTGAGGACGCGTGATTTTTTCTCAAAAACTATCCTCTCATGCTTGATGTCCCTGAAGAAATCTGCCAGTTCCTCACCCAGCACATCCAG belongs to Deltaproteobacteria bacterium and includes:
- the lnt gene encoding apolipoprotein N-acyltransferase, encoding MRQFFCVQLKGLLLALAGSLLLTLSFPRYGSGWLAWLALLPLLWIAAAYAPRPSFKLGWLAGLGQGLGTLYWIVYVVNRYGSLSLPVSIGVCLLLVSYLALLPALFTAGLSWLRLRRLPWLLLAAPLWVSLELAKSNLFTGFPWENLGYSQFAWLPVIQVADLTGVYGLSFAVVLGNAALCRLLYPSSRRETTLSRWGLTLTVMVVVSSMYFYGTWRLSTLAGSSNPSVRVALIQGNIPQEHKWDPAFQQETLERYFLLSKQIIPQKPDLLVWPETATPFYFRSDRKNSEILTAMVRQLGKPLLFGSPAYQYKEKRLQLYNRAYLLNGSGSVLGFYDKIHLVPFGEYVPLKRLLFFARRLVQAAGDFVSGNHPVVLSLPPARLGVLICYEAIFPELSRDLVRKGANILVNITNDAWFGPSSAPYQHLSMAVLRTVENRVPMVRCANTGISAFVDASGRVLEKTALFQEAVLS
- a CDS encoding HlyC/CorC family transporter, with the translated sequence MISEEEGEMIQSIFSFHDTVVREIMIPRTDCVTASVETPVDGLLELIIQEGHSRIPVYADNIDNIVGILHAKDLLSSWGKNEIDLQSTLRTPYFIPETKKVSQLLKELRSKKSHMAIVIDEYGGFAGLVTIEDIIEEIIGEIHDEYDAEETLLVSTPEGDLLVDARLDVDDLAKHLQIEAPEGDFESVGGLIISILGRVPQIQETVTYGNLEMVIESADARKIDKVRIRLQQPEESSEESPPQP
- the speB gene encoding agmatinase is translated as MDDQQPSSPADWIVPASGSAAFGGLEAAVSDIASARALIIPVPYDATTTYITGTRQGPAAILEASQQLEFFDEETRHEVFKVGIATLEEIEVDARGPGSMVARVETVGRWALDTGLFPLMLGGEHLLSLGMIRAVAEESADLTILHLDAHADLRRTYQGSDYSNACVMRLAGRHGTVVSVGIRSLSLEEDHWIRQQGLTVFYAADLRDNSRWQQQVVDCLGQEVYITIDLDVFDPAEMPAVGTPEPGGLHWYEVLKLLRLVCENRTVIGADVMELCPQAAHSPANFTAAKLVYKILAYRFHGEISENSPA
- the speD gene encoding adenosylmethionine decarboxylase, with translation MHLMVDGYGCDRNRLEDLSLIYNFLSEYPSQMNMTKIMPPYVFRYDGGRKPEDWGISGFVLIAESHISIHTFPEKSYLSVDIFSCKDFDADQAISQIEKAFAIKKSEIKLLDRGLEFPRDTRTSTYLVQEERHRRQI
- a CDS encoding helix-turn-helix transcriptional regulator, with product MHIGEKLRRLRKANNLTQEELANRAYLTKGFISQLERDLTSPSITTLKGILDVLGEELADFFRDIKHERIVFEKKSRVLSSASTEKMKIEVLVPSAQSRLMDPVLLELAPGVSTETHTPHEGEEFGFLLQGRVTVWVDKVPYRIKKGDCFYFSSNSDHRLQNTGKNAAKILWIVSPPVFY